A region of Thermococcus piezophilus DNA encodes the following proteins:
- a CDS encoding OB-fold nucleic acid binding domain-containing protein — MGVLTKEQIIEMIERQKGLSKDEIEEKIAEIASREGISEHAAALMLAEELGINLEGREELLHIADLVPGMTNVNIVARILRKYPPREYQRRDGSSGQVANVIIYDSTGKARLVLWDSQVAKYYNELNPGDVIKIIDPSIREGRSGIELHANFRTRIILNPEDPRVEEIPPLEDVRSYNYRRVNIGELMGGERFVEVRGTIARLYRVTVYDACPECRRKVDYEPATDTWVCPEHGEVHPIKITIIDFGLDDSTGYIRTTLFGDDAAELIGKDPEEIAERMRELMEEGLTAKEASKKLAEEEYYYLLGREIVVRGNVVDDKFLGLILKAFGWDEVDYRREISRVRAELKEVLKEVL, encoded by the coding sequence ATGGGAGTGCTGACCAAGGAACAAATCATCGAGATGATAGAGAGGCAGAAGGGTCTCTCCAAAGACGAAATCGAAGAGAAGATAGCGGAGATAGCTTCCCGCGAGGGAATTTCCGAGCATGCCGCGGCTTTAATGCTCGCCGAAGAGTTGGGAATCAACTTGGAGGGGAGAGAAGAGCTCCTTCACATAGCAGATCTCGTTCCCGGGATGACCAACGTGAACATAGTCGCGAGGATACTGAGGAAGTACCCGCCGAGGGAGTACCAGCGGAGGGACGGCTCGAGCGGCCAGGTCGCCAACGTGATAATTTACGACTCCACCGGAAAAGCCAGGCTCGTCCTCTGGGACAGTCAAGTGGCCAAGTACTACAACGAGCTTAACCCAGGAGATGTAATCAAGATTATAGACCCGAGCATCAGGGAGGGCAGGTCCGGAATAGAACTCCATGCCAACTTCAGGACGAGGATAATACTCAATCCAGAGGATCCGCGCGTTGAAGAAATCCCACCGCTCGAAGATGTGAGGAGCTACAACTACAGGCGCGTCAATATAGGTGAGTTGATGGGCGGTGAGAGGTTCGTTGAGGTTCGCGGAACTATAGCGAGGCTATACCGCGTTACCGTTTACGACGCCTGTCCAGAGTGCAGGAGAAAGGTTGACTACGAGCCCGCAACGGACACCTGGGTGTGCCCCGAGCACGGCGAGGTTCACCCGATAAAGATAACCATCATTGACTTTGGCCTTGACGACTCCACCGGCTACATCAGGACAACTCTCTTTGGGGACGACGCGGCGGAGCTTATCGGAAAGGATCCGGAAGAGATAGCCGAGAGGATGAGGGAGCTCATGGAGGAGGGCTTGACCGCCAAGGAAGCCAGTAAGAAGCTCGCAGAAGAGGAGTACTACTACCTACTCGGCAGGGAAATAGTGGTCAGGGGCAACGTGGTGGACGACAAGTTCCTCGGGCTAATACTGAAGGCCTTCGGCTGGGACGAGGTGGACTACAGAAGG
- the scpB gene encoding SMC-Scp complex subunit ScpB, translating into MGLIEDKALVEAALFVSGRPLSVKELSKALGIKSLDYLEKLIELIAAEYAERKSAIEVVRVLGDKYVMQVKQEYSQKVIHMMPRPDLRAGELKTLALIAYLQPIEQSRLVKLRGSQAYEHIRKLQEMGLIYAEPYERTKLLGTTPKFAELYGFPENDPMIIKEAFKKVVHAEYSDLIEKLEKGEAASEGEE; encoded by the coding sequence ATGGGACTCATAGAAGACAAGGCCCTTGTTGAAGCAGCCCTCTTCGTTTCTGGACGGCCACTGAGCGTTAAAGAACTGTCCAAAGCTTTGGGAATAAAGTCGCTGGATTATCTCGAAAAGCTCATCGAACTTATCGCAGCGGAATATGCAGAGCGGAAGAGTGCAATCGAAGTGGTGCGCGTTCTCGGAGACAAGTACGTGATGCAGGTGAAGCAGGAGTACTCTCAAAAAGTTATCCACATGATGCCGAGGCCCGATTTGAGGGCGGGCGAGCTGAAAACGCTAGCGCTTATAGCTTATCTTCAGCCGATAGAGCAGAGCAGGCTCGTGAAGCTCCGCGGGAGCCAGGCCTACGAGCACATAAGGAAGCTACAGGAGATGGGCCTCATCTATGCCGAACCCTACGAGAGGACAAAGCTCCTCGGAACAACGCCCAAATTTGCTGAGCTCTACGGATTCCCTGAAAACGATCCAATGATAATCAAGGAGGCCTTCAAGAAAGTGGTTCACGCTGAGTACAGCGATTTAATTGAGAAGCTCGAGAAAGGTGAGGCGGCTTCAGAAGGCGAAGAGTAA
- a CDS encoding DUF835 domain-containing protein produces the protein MLSEEFIKLKNPVKANIEPGVKLIPSDEYRKMKEMFREYPALAFVRDVSPPETCRTYFITNTRGENAIHPTNLAKMLELSNRYLREAEMHGLTGVIILDGIEYLTIYNGITAVVKFLAILRDMVVVRNGSLLVVVDEAAWEKKYRTIRRILLGE, from the coding sequence ATGCTTTCCGAAGAGTTCATCAAGCTGAAGAATCCGGTAAAGGCCAACATCGAGCCCGGAGTCAAGCTGATTCCCAGTGATGAATACCGCAAGATGAAAGAGATGTTTAGGGAATACCCAGCCTTAGCTTTTGTTAGGGATGTATCCCCTCCAGAAACGTGTAGAACATACTTCATCACCAACACGAGGGGGGAGAACGCAATTCACCCCACGAACCTGGCCAAAATGCTCGAGCTTTCTAACAGGTACCTGCGCGAGGCAGAGATGCATGGACTCACCGGCGTCATAATACTAGACGGCATCGAGTATCTAACGATATACAACGGCATCACTGCAGTTGTCAAGTTCCTGGCGATCCTTAGAGACATGGTCGTAGTTAGAAACGGCTCCCTCTTAGTGGTGGTCGACGAGGCGGCCTGGGAGAAGAAGTACCGCACCATCAGGAGGATTCTCCTTGGAGAGTAA
- a CDS encoding metal-dependent transcriptional regulator — MEISKREEEYLETMYILHKNKGVIRVKDIAKMMRVKPPSVVDALKKLSEKGLVEYEKYDRILLTEKGKEVAEQTYSKHLLLTKFFIDILGIPPEIAEHDACQFEHYVSEITVQRIREFAQFIQEQCPYVLKQFIKEKLAENEALE, encoded by the coding sequence TTGGAGATAAGCAAGAGGGAAGAGGAATACCTCGAGACCATGTACATCCTCCACAAGAACAAGGGTGTTATACGCGTCAAGGACATCGCTAAAATGATGAGGGTCAAGCCCCCAAGCGTCGTCGATGCTCTCAAAAAGCTCAGCGAGAAGGGTCTGGTCGAATATGAGAAGTACGATAGGATTCTTCTGACCGAGAAGGGTAAAGAGGTTGCCGAACAGACCTATTCAAAACATCTCCTCTTGACTAAGTTCTTCATAGACATCCTCGGCATACCCCCCGAGATAGCGGAGCATGACGCCTGCCAGTTTGAGCACTATGTGAGCGAGATAACTGTGCAGAGGATAAGGGAGTTTGCCCAGTTCATACAGGAGCAGTGCCCGTACGTGCTCAAGCAGTTCATTAAAGAAAAGCTGGCAGAGAATGAGGCTCTTGAGTGA
- a CDS encoding NCS2 family permease, which produces MRWFERYFEFDKYGTDMRTEMLAGVTTFMTMAYILFVNPAILSDAIGKEAFDSLVAVTALAAGFATILMGLYAKKPFALAPGMGLNAYFAYSVVLGMGYDWKVALAAVFVEGIIFIILSVTKVRSAIIHAIPLSQKYAVGAGIGLFLTLIGLNNIGLLTAFVQDGVLKFTGLNTTALASKQILLFFFGLFLTAVLIARRIKGALLISIVTTSILGWITGTAPWPEQLFSTPDISYTFMKMDLQGLLNVGALGVIFAFFMVDFFDTLGTVTGLSAKAGFITRDGKIPDAEKILLTDAVGTTVGAVLGTSTVTTYIESAAGIEEGGRTGMTALVTGFLFLAIGLFIAPLAQAIPAFATAPALVIVGYYMLSAIKEVDFSDPTEAIPAFLVLITIPYTYSIADGIGMGFISYTLLKVFSGRWKEIHPLMYILVLVFIAYFAYLGGVI; this is translated from the coding sequence ATGAGATGGTTCGAGAGGTACTTTGAGTTTGATAAGTACGGCACAGACATGAGGACTGAGATGTTAGCGGGCGTTACGACCTTCATGACAATGGCCTACATCCTCTTCGTTAATCCAGCGATCCTCAGCGATGCCATAGGTAAGGAGGCCTTTGACTCCCTCGTCGCCGTCACGGCTTTAGCTGCTGGCTTTGCGACGATTCTCATGGGTCTCTACGCCAAGAAGCCCTTCGCCTTGGCCCCTGGAATGGGCCTCAACGCTTACTTCGCCTACAGCGTTGTTTTGGGCATGGGCTACGACTGGAAGGTGGCTTTAGCCGCTGTCTTCGTCGAGGGTATAATATTCATCATCCTGAGCGTCACGAAAGTTAGGAGCGCGATCATCCACGCAATCCCACTCAGCCAGAAGTACGCCGTTGGTGCTGGAATAGGCCTCTTCCTTACGCTCATAGGCCTCAACAACATAGGCCTTCTCACAGCTTTCGTCCAGGATGGGGTGCTCAAATTCACAGGCCTGAACACCACCGCACTGGCGAGCAAGCAGATCCTGCTGTTCTTCTTCGGCCTCTTCCTGACTGCGGTTCTTATTGCCCGCCGCATCAAGGGCGCTCTGCTCATCTCCATCGTAACCACCAGCATCCTCGGCTGGATTACTGGAACCGCACCGTGGCCCGAGCAACTATTCTCGACCCCGGACATAAGCTACACCTTCATGAAGATGGACCTCCAGGGACTGCTCAACGTTGGTGCCCTCGGCGTGATCTTTGCCTTCTTCATGGTGGACTTCTTTGACACTCTTGGAACGGTGACTGGCCTGAGCGCCAAGGCTGGTTTCATAACCAGAGACGGAAAGATACCCGATGCAGAAAAGATCCTTCTCACCGATGCCGTCGGCACAACTGTCGGTGCGGTCCTCGGAACCTCAACCGTCACAACATACATCGAGAGTGCAGCGGGGATAGAAGAGGGCGGCAGAACTGGAATGACTGCCCTGGTTACGGGCTTCCTGTTCTTAGCCATAGGCCTCTTCATTGCCCCGCTGGCCCAGGCCATTCCAGCCTTCGCCACCGCTCCAGCGCTGGTCATAGTGGGTTACTACATGCTCAGCGCCATAAAGGAGGTCGACTTCAGCGACCCAACAGAGGCCATCCCGGCGTTCCTCGTGCTCATAACTATACCCTACACCTACTCAATAGCGGACGGCATAGGAATGGGCTTCATAAGCTACACACTGCTCAAGGTCTTCAGCGGCCGCTGGAAGGAGATCCACCCGCTTATGTACATCCTCGTCCTGGTGTTCATAGCCTACTTCGCATACCTCGGTGGGGTCATCTAA
- a CDS encoding ABC transporter ATP-binding protein gives MVRVELKNIIKAWENFRLEIGYLKAKDGEFLTLLGPSGCGKTTTLRMIAGFEKPDKGEILFNGNIVNELPPYERNIGIVFQDYALFPHLTVFDNIAFGLEIKRLPRDEIERKVRWALELVGLEELENRYPEQLSGGQQQRVALARALVIEPEVLLLDEPLSNLDAKIRERLRSEIKRIQRELGITTIYVTHDQEEAMAISDRIAVMNVGHVEQVGKPLELYYRPKTEFVARFLGLSNILKLKAKDGKACIGGLCFDVERDGKVRVFFRPESVYVKPGKMAEIVDYELLPGRIRLRLKIGDELILAERFLDELPFSVEDLPERVDVEVRSFSILK, from the coding sequence ATGGTGAGAGTTGAACTGAAGAATATTATCAAAGCTTGGGAAAACTTCAGGCTGGAGATTGGTTACCTCAAGGCAAAGGATGGGGAGTTTCTCACGCTCCTGGGGCCGAGCGGCTGTGGAAAGACGACCACGTTGAGGATGATAGCGGGCTTCGAAAAGCCAGATAAGGGAGAGATACTCTTCAATGGGAATATCGTGAACGAACTGCCGCCTTACGAGAGGAACATAGGCATAGTCTTCCAGGATTATGCGCTGTTTCCTCACCTGACGGTCTTTGATAACATCGCTTTTGGCTTGGAGATTAAGAGACTTCCACGGGATGAAATCGAGAGGAAGGTTAGGTGGGCCCTTGAGCTTGTAGGCTTGGAAGAACTCGAAAACCGCTATCCGGAGCAGCTGAGCGGTGGTCAGCAGCAGCGCGTGGCTTTGGCAAGGGCACTGGTCATAGAGCCAGAGGTTCTCCTCCTCGACGAGCCGCTGAGCAACCTCGACGCTAAAATCCGAGAGAGGTTACGGAGCGAGATAAAGAGAATCCAGCGCGAGCTGGGGATAACGACCATCTACGTCACCCACGACCAAGAAGAGGCAATGGCGATAAGCGACCGGATAGCCGTCATGAACGTCGGCCACGTGGAGCAGGTTGGAAAGCCGCTGGAGCTTTACTACAGGCCCAAGACCGAGTTCGTGGCGCGCTTTCTGGGGCTGAGCAACATCCTTAAGCTGAAGGCCAAGGATGGGAAGGCCTGCATAGGCGGACTGTGCTTCGACGTTGAAAGGGATGGAAAGGTTCGGGTCTTTTTCAGGCCGGAGAGCGTTTACGTGAAGCCTGGGAAAATGGCGGAGATAGTGGACTACGAACTCCTTCCAGGGAGGATAAGGCTCAGGCTTAAAATCGGAGACGAGCTTATCCTGGCCGAGCGTTTCCTTGATGAGCTTCCATTCTCGGTGGAAGATCTGCCAGAAAGGGTAGATGTGGAGGTTCGCTCGTTTTCTATTCTCAAATGA
- a CDS encoding ABC transporter permease, translated as MRLSKLAVLIPIAFLVFFFYVPLISIIKTGLWDNGPTLKYIAPVLSNAYHRRVILFTIAQAVASTLLTLILGLPGAYIFAKYDFPGKGLLKAVLTVPFVMPSVMVALGYILLFGKSGFITQLIGRDLGVLYSWKAILLAHAFYNFPIVIRMVSSLWQRVNPHYEEMAMALGAKGWKLFWRVTLPLISPAIFASAMLTFVFCFLSFSIPLILSGYQYATIEVDIFTSIMVLLDFKTGSALAIIQIALSMLFMYFYLKSLDAYAKREEQRILQKPRNFTKRDILSVKGLLIGLYSILVLLLIIAPLIAVIYDSLQFNGEWSLEWYRRIFSAEFNPMFGATTLDAIRNSLLFGFSTVVLSVVIALPIAYALHRWNFRGKRLFDVLVMLPLASSAITLGLGYIRVFHNTELYYTAYLIIAAHTVIAYPFVLRAVSTSLKKIRPNLWEAAMSLGANEWKAFLKVELPLALGGMIVGSIFAFAISIAELGATYMLAAPEYTTMTVAIYRFLGARQFGSASALAVLLMAISTAGFILIEKVGEEIW; from the coding sequence ATGAGGCTCTCGAAGCTCGCAGTGCTGATTCCTATAGCCTTCCTTGTGTTCTTCTTCTACGTTCCCCTAATCAGCATAATAAAGACGGGCCTGTGGGACAACGGCCCGACACTCAAATATATAGCCCCCGTTCTTTCGAACGCATACCACAGACGGGTCATACTCTTCACGATAGCTCAGGCTGTTGCCTCCACGCTTCTCACCCTCATCCTCGGCCTCCCTGGGGCGTACATCTTCGCCAAATATGACTTCCCCGGAAAGGGCCTGCTGAAGGCCGTCTTAACGGTTCCTTTCGTCATGCCGAGCGTGATGGTAGCTTTGGGTTACATTCTCCTCTTTGGAAAGAGCGGCTTCATAACCCAACTCATAGGCAGGGACTTGGGAGTCCTTTACTCGTGGAAGGCCATCCTTCTCGCCCACGCGTTCTACAACTTCCCCATAGTCATCAGGATGGTCTCATCGCTGTGGCAGCGCGTTAATCCCCACTACGAAGAGATGGCTATGGCCCTCGGGGCCAAAGGCTGGAAGCTCTTCTGGAGGGTCACCCTTCCGCTGATTTCCCCCGCCATCTTTGCCTCTGCCATGCTCACATTCGTTTTCTGCTTCCTGAGCTTCTCCATACCCCTCATCCTCAGTGGCTACCAGTACGCCACCATAGAGGTGGACATCTTCACGTCAATAATGGTGCTCCTTGACTTCAAGACTGGTTCGGCACTGGCCATAATCCAGATAGCCCTCAGCATGCTCTTCATGTACTTCTACCTGAAAAGCCTCGACGCCTACGCGAAGCGCGAGGAGCAAAGGATTCTCCAGAAGCCAAGAAACTTTACAAAAAGGGACATCCTCAGCGTTAAGGGCCTTCTCATCGGCCTCTACTCCATCCTCGTCCTGCTCCTGATCATCGCACCCCTAATAGCTGTTATCTACGACTCGCTCCAGTTCAATGGCGAGTGGAGCCTAGAGTGGTACAGGAGAATCTTCTCGGCAGAGTTCAACCCGATGTTCGGTGCAACGACGCTCGATGCCATAAGGAACTCCCTCCTCTTCGGCTTCTCCACGGTAGTGCTGTCGGTTGTCATTGCCCTTCCTATAGCATACGCCCTCCACCGCTGGAACTTCCGCGGGAAGAGACTCTTCGACGTCCTCGTGATGCTCCCGCTGGCGAGCTCTGCAATAACCCTCGGACTGGGCTATATCAGAGTCTTCCACAATACTGAGCTGTACTACACAGCATACCTCATCATAGCGGCGCACACCGTCATAGCTTACCCCTTTGTTCTCCGCGCCGTTTCGACGTCCCTCAAGAAGATAAGGCCCAACCTCTGGGAGGCCGCGATGAGCCTCGGAGCCAATGAGTGGAAGGCTTTCCTGAAGGTGGAGCTGCCACTCGCCCTCGGTGGGATGATCGTTGGCTCGATATTCGCATTCGCAATAAGCATAGCCGAGCTCGGAGCGACCTACATGCTAGCGGCACCGGAATACACCACGATGACTGTGGCAATATACCGCTTCCTTGGAGCGAGGCAGTTCGGCTCGGCTTCCGCCCTGGCGGTTCTCCTGATGGCCATCTCGACAGCGGGCTTCATACTGATAGAGAAGGTAGGTGAGGAGATATGGTGA
- a CDS encoding P1 family peptidase, whose amino-acid sequence MKAPELGIKIGSYAHGKRNSIADLGVKVGHSTIIEGDSIRTGVTVLLPPVKNPYKERLFASTFVMNGFSKPIGFVQVNELGYMETPIALTNTLAVYTVANAMVKHVMELNPDLRSVSPMVMECNDSYLNNIRAMAVTEEHYFEAMKGASLDFEEGSVGAGTGMSAFEFKGGIGSSSRVVEIGREKYTVASLVLANFGRREDLTMAGVPVGIELRDYPGRGASSKGSISMVIATDASLTARQLGRLAKRAVVGLARTGGYAYHGSGDVVLAFSTAQTVPLDKEPHLISFLPDNALSRLFKAAAESTEEAIINALLQARTMEGNGKIRYALPLDRLLEIMEKYGRLEKT is encoded by the coding sequence ATGAAGGCTCCCGAGCTGGGGATAAAGATTGGCTCCTACGCTCATGGGAAGAGAAACTCCATCGCTGACCTAGGCGTCAAGGTTGGTCACTCGACGATAATCGAGGGGGATAGCATCAGAACAGGCGTTACCGTTCTCCTTCCACCAGTGAAGAATCCATACAAGGAGAGACTCTTTGCTTCAACCTTTGTTATGAACGGCTTCTCAAAGCCGATAGGCTTCGTTCAGGTGAATGAGCTCGGCTATATGGAAACTCCCATAGCTCTCACCAACACGCTGGCCGTTTACACCGTCGCTAACGCGATGGTGAAGCATGTGATGGAGCTGAATCCGGATTTAAGGAGCGTCTCGCCCATGGTGATGGAGTGCAACGACTCCTACCTCAACAACATACGGGCGATGGCGGTCACAGAGGAGCACTACTTCGAGGCCATGAAAGGTGCGAGCCTGGACTTTGAGGAGGGCTCGGTTGGAGCGGGGACTGGAATGAGCGCCTTCGAGTTCAAGGGGGGAATAGGCTCGTCATCGAGGGTGGTTGAAATCGGTAGGGAAAAATACACAGTGGCATCGCTCGTCTTGGCGAACTTTGGGAGGAGAGAGGACCTGACGATGGCAGGCGTTCCGGTAGGTATAGAGCTGAGGGACTACCCTGGCAGAGGAGCTTCCAGCAAGGGGAGCATCTCGATGGTTATCGCTACAGATGCCTCCTTAACGGCAAGGCAACTCGGCAGGCTTGCGAAAAGAGCCGTTGTCGGTCTCGCCAGAACAGGTGGATACGCCTACCACGGCAGTGGGGACGTTGTTTTAGCGTTCTCAACGGCCCAAACTGTTCCTCTCGACAAAGAGCCACATCTCATAAGCTTTCTGCCCGACAATGCCTTGAGCAGGCTTTTCAAAGCGGCAGCAGAGTCAACGGAAGAGGCGATAATTAACGCCCTCCTTCAAGCGAGGACTATGGAAGGCAACGGAAAGATTAGGTATGCGCTTCCCCTCGATAGGCTCCTCGAAATCATGGAGAAGTATGGAAGGCTCGAAAAAACCTAA
- a CDS encoding deoxyribonuclease IV, whose amino-acid sequence MFRMNKLRFGTAGIPLSTPKRSTIDGIIHVRNLGLDAMELEFVRGINVKPELAKKIKYVAKKHDVLLTAHAPYYINLNASEKDKVEASKRRIIQSAERLYDAGGWSVVFHAGYYLKQHPKRVYERIKNELEDVERELMDKGVKVWLRPELTGKPTQFGDLKEIVKLSEELETVLPTIDFAHAHARNAGKCNSIEEWHEMLSFIEDRLGREALDNMHIHMSGIEYTEKGEKRHLPLQGSDMRWEDLLRVLREFRVKGVVISESPKIEEDALLMKKKYEEIKV is encoded by the coding sequence ATGTTCAGGATGAACAAGTTGCGCTTCGGAACAGCCGGAATACCGCTCTCCACTCCAAAGCGCTCAACGATAGACGGCATAATCCATGTGAGAAACCTTGGTTTAGACGCTATGGAGCTCGAATTCGTCCGCGGAATCAATGTAAAGCCCGAGCTGGCGAAGAAGATAAAGTACGTAGCGAAAAAGCATGACGTTCTATTAACGGCTCACGCGCCTTACTACATCAACCTCAACGCGAGCGAGAAGGACAAGGTCGAGGCAAGCAAAAGGAGGATAATCCAGAGTGCAGAGAGGCTCTACGATGCTGGCGGCTGGAGCGTTGTTTTTCACGCTGGCTACTACCTCAAGCAACACCCCAAAAGGGTCTACGAGCGTATTAAAAACGAGCTGGAAGACGTAGAGCGCGAGCTGATGGACAAAGGAGTTAAAGTCTGGCTCAGGCCAGAGCTTACAGGAAAGCCCACCCAGTTCGGAGATTTGAAGGAGATAGTTAAGTTGAGCGAGGAGCTTGAGACGGTTCTCCCGACAATAGACTTCGCCCACGCCCACGCGAGGAACGCAGGAAAGTGTAACTCAATTGAGGAGTGGCACGAGATGCTGAGCTTCATCGAGGACCGCTTAGGCAGAGAAGCCCTCGACAACATGCACATTCACATGAGCGGGATTGAGTACACCGAGAAGGGTGAGAAGAGGCACTTGCCGCTTCAGGGGAGTGACATGAGGTGGGAGGACCTGTTGAGGGTTCTCAGGGAGTTCCGCGTTAAAGGTGTCGTCATAAGCGAGAGTCCGAAAATTGAGGAGGACGCGCTTTTAATGAAAAAGAAGTATGAGGAAATAAAGGTTTAG
- a CDS encoding DUF373 family protein: MVDIKALILAIDRDDDFGQKAGVEGPVIGRDACIDAALKLSLADPEDSDANVVYAAVKLYDKLNGGDEFEEVEVALITGHPKVGVKSDLELSRQLDEVLERFQADGVITVTDGAEDEQIFPIITSKVPIISSHRVVIKQSEGIETTYYIIYKYLREILSDPEVAKVVLGIPGMILLLYGISRLISVWYPESIKIVSATVTGTILLFIGGYFFTKGFRLNVRETLARQFIFVISVIAGLLIISGGAINAYLSLEEYSKELIGGWPGTSLLATLIYLNALNSSLILGVSVMIMGRVIQAYLRRDYHIWYYISTLLIMPALWVTIDLTTRYAMAILTISDIEVFTKLILAVIDVGIAVLVGIYLRGKVRGWERVEAGAST; this comes from the coding sequence GTGGTTGATATTAAGGCTCTGATTTTGGCGATAGATAGGGATGACGATTTTGGACAAAAGGCCGGGGTAGAGGGCCCGGTCATCGGGAGAGACGCCTGCATAGATGCGGCCTTAAAGCTCAGCCTGGCCGATCCAGAGGACAGTGACGCCAACGTTGTCTACGCCGCTGTCAAGCTCTATGACAAGCTCAATGGGGGTGACGAGTTCGAGGAAGTTGAGGTCGCGCTTATAACCGGCCACCCCAAAGTCGGCGTTAAGAGCGACCTGGAGCTGAGCAGACAGCTGGACGAGGTTCTTGAAAGGTTCCAGGCCGATGGAGTCATAACGGTAACTGATGGTGCCGAAGACGAGCAGATCTTCCCGATTATAACCTCAAAGGTACCCATAATAAGCTCCCACAGGGTCGTCATCAAGCAGAGCGAGGGAATCGAGACGACCTACTACATCATATACAAATATTTGAGGGAGATACTTAGCGACCCCGAGGTGGCCAAGGTAGTCCTAGGGATACCCGGAATGATACTTCTCCTGTACGGCATCTCCAGACTCATCTCGGTTTGGTATCCTGAGAGCATCAAGATAGTCTCCGCAACGGTCACCGGGACGATCCTCCTTTTCATTGGAGGATACTTCTTCACAAAGGGCTTTAGGCTCAACGTCAGGGAAACTCTAGCGAGGCAGTTTATATTCGTAATTTCGGTAATCGCGGGCCTGCTTATTATAAGCGGCGGGGCCATAAACGCTTATCTAAGCCTGGAGGAGTACTCAAAGGAGCTGATAGGGGGATGGCCAGGCACATCGCTACTAGCAACTCTCATTTACTTAAACGCCCTCAACTCCTCGCTTATCCTCGGAGTCTCAGTCATGATAATGGGCCGCGTTATCCAGGCTTACTTGAGGAGGGACTACCACATCTGGTACTACATCTCAACACTACTCATAATGCCGGCCTTGTGGGTCACCATTGACCTGACGACGAGATACGCGATGGCGATACTGACGATATCCGACATAGAGGTCTTCACGAAGCTCATATTGGCCGTCATTGACGTTGGGATTGCCGTTCTCGTTGGAATTTACCTTAGGGGAAAAGTAAGAGGATGGGAGAGAGTTGAAGCTGGAGCAAGCACTTAG
- a CDS encoding MTH1187 family thiamine-binding protein: MVIVEFVIVPLGEKSLSRYVAEVVKLLDKKGVKYQLTPMATIIEVPTMKEAFDIVEEAHELMFKLGADRVSTTVRIDDRRDKHVHMEDKVKSVLEKARGG, from the coding sequence ATGGTCATCGTGGAATTCGTGATAGTACCCCTTGGTGAGAAGAGCCTGAGCAGATACGTGGCCGAAGTGGTAAAGCTTTTAGATAAGAAAGGTGTTAAGTATCAACTGACACCGATGGCAACTATCATAGAGGTTCCGACCATGAAGGAGGCTTTCGATATAGTCGAAGAAGCCCATGAGCTCATGTTCAAGCTCGGGGCAGATAGGGTTTCAACAACGGTGAGAATCGATGACAGAAGGGATAAGCATGTTCACATGGAGGATAAAGTGAAATCAGTCCTCGAGAAGGCAAGGGGTGGTTGA
- a CDS encoding TIGR00296 family protein — MYRIKDEWGEFLVMLARRAIEEYVRNGRTIEPPEGTPPELWEKMGVFVTLNRHNVPPQMSLRGCIGFPLPIYPLVEATIKAAIYAAIDDPRFPPVKESELDDIVIEVSVLTPPEIIEGPPEERPRKIKVGQDGLIIEKGIHSGLLLPQVPVEWGWDEEEFLAQICWKAGLPPDCWLDEDTKVYRFTAEIFEEEYPMGPVRRKPLV; from the coding sequence ATGTACAGGATCAAGGATGAGTGGGGAGAGTTCCTCGTCATGCTAGCGAGGAGGGCTATAGAGGAGTACGTCCGTAACGGCAGAACGATAGAGCCCCCAGAGGGCACGCCGCCCGAGCTCTGGGAAAAGATGGGGGTTTTCGTAACCCTTAACCGTCATAATGTTCCACCTCAAATGTCTCTTAGGGGCTGCATAGGCTTTCCACTGCCGATCTATCCTCTAGTTGAGGCCACGATAAAAGCGGCCATCTACGCTGCCATCGATGACCCGCGCTTTCCGCCTGTGAAGGAGAGCGAGCTGGATGATATTGTCATTGAGGTCAGTGTCCTGACGCCTCCCGAGATTATAGAAGGACCGCCGGAGGAGAGACCGAGGAAGATAAAGGTGGGCCAAGACGGCCTGATAATCGAGAAGGGGATACATTCAGGCCTGCTACTTCCTCAGGTGCCTGTAGAGTGGGGCTGGGACGAGGAGGAGTTTTTAGCTCAGATCTGCTGGAAGGCTGGATTGCCCCCCGACTGCTGGCTCGACGAGGACACCAAAGTCTACCGCTTCACAGCAGAGATATTCGAAGAGGAGTACCCGATGGGCCCGGTAAGAAGGAAGCCACTGGTGTGA